Proteins from a genomic interval of Candidatus Poribacteria bacterium:
- a CDS encoding SDR family oxidoreductase, with amino-acid sequence MSKVAIVTGAGSNIGQRTVLALLGEGYSVTLAGRRPEALEDTVKQAGEASSRTLIVPTDVTDHDSIKALFAKTKETFGRLDLLFNNAGVGAPGVNLEDLTYEQWKTVVDTNLTGSFLCTQEAFKIMKDQDPRGGRIINNGSVSAHVPRVNSAPYASTKHALTGLTKSTSLDGRKYDIACGQIDIGNASIDAEQRSDTGSLQPNGTLMVEPRMDTDDIAGAVVFMASLPLEANVLFITVMATKMPYVGRA; translated from the coding sequence ATGAGTAAAGTTGCTATCGTTACAGGAGCTGGCTCCAACATCGGTCAGCGAACGGTACTTGCGCTGCTAGGCGAAGGGTATTCCGTTACACTAGCTGGACGACGACCGGAAGCGTTAGAGGATACGGTCAAGCAAGCGGGAGAAGCGAGTTCGCGAACATTGATTGTGCCCACAGACGTGACAGATCACGACTCCATTAAAGCCCTGTTTGCCAAGACGAAAGAGACCTTTGGCAGGCTCGACCTACTGTTTAATAACGCGGGAGTCGGCGCGCCGGGCGTCAACTTAGAAGACCTGACCTACGAGCAGTGGAAAACAGTCGTGGACACCAACCTGACCGGCTCATTCTTGTGTACGCAAGAAGCGTTCAAGATTATGAAGGATCAAGATCCCAGAGGCGGACGCATCATCAATAACGGTTCCGTATCGGCACATGTGCCGCGCGTCAACTCCGCGCCCTACGCTTCCACCAAACACGCGCTGACCGGGCTAACGAAATCGACCTCCCTTGACGGACGTAAATATGATATTGCGTGTGGACAAATTGACATCGGCAATGCGTCAATTGACGCCGAGCAGCGCAGCGATACCGGCAGCCTCCAACCGAATGGAACGCTCATGGTCGAGCCACGGATGGACACGGATGATATTGCAGGTGCTGTCGTGTTTATGGCGAGTCTACCGTTGGAAGCAAACGTGCTGTTCATAACCGTCATGGCGACGAAGATGCCCTATGTCGGACGCGCGTAA